The Mustelus asterias chromosome 23, sMusAst1.hap1.1, whole genome shotgun sequence genome window below encodes:
- the LOC144510513 gene encoding uncharacterized protein LOC144510513, producing MEGESTIHSGEKPFTCSVCGEGFSQSSDLSEHKCHHNRKKLLNCEDCGMLFNYPSVLEIHRRCHTGERPFACSECGKGFSVLSSLVMHQRTHTGERPFICSECGKGFTASYALVTHQRIHTGERPFNCPICGKCYKSSSECMSHQRIHTDERPFKCSKCGTGFKHSSQLTAHQRVHTGERPFTCSKCGKQFIRSSDLLTHQPVHTGERPFTCSKCGKGYTTSSNLRAHERLHKVCSGD from the coding sequence ATGGAAGGAGaaagcaccattcacagcggggagaaaccgttcacgtgttctgtgtgtggggaaGGATTCAGCCAATCATCTGACCTTTCAGAACATAAATGCCATCACAACAGGAAGAAACTGTTGAACTGTGAGGATTGTGGGATGTTATTCAATTATCCATcagtgctggaaattcatcgacggtgCCACACAGGAGAAAGACCGTTTGCCTGCtccgaatgtgggaagggattcagtgtgcTATCCAGCCTAGTGAtgcaccagcgcactcacactggtgagaggccgttcatctgctctgaatgtgggaagggattcactgcctCCTATGccctggtgacacaccagcgaattcatactggggagagacctttcaatTGTCCCATCTgcgggaagtgctataaaagctCCAGTGAATGCATGTCCCATCAACGTATTCACACCGATGAGAGACCATTcaagtgctccaaatgtgggactgggttcaaacaTTCGTCTCAACTCactgcacatcagcgagttcacactggggagagaccattcacctgctccaagtgtgggaagcaattcattcggtcatctgacctgctgacacaccagccagttcacactggagagagacctttcacctgttccaagtgtgggaagggatacactacctcatccaacctgcgggcacatGAACGGCTTCACAA